TCGAGCACAATGAGGAACAGCGTACGCCCAAGGTGCTGGAGTACCTTGAAGACGGCGGGGAGGCCGCCCTGTTTTCGGATGCAGGCACGCCCCTGCTGTCCGATCCCGGATTCAAGCTGGTGCGCGAATGCCGGGAGCGCGGCATTTCGGTCAGGCCGGTCCCGGGGCCCAGCGCGCCTGTCACCGCCCTGTGCGCCTGTGGTCTGCCGCCGCTTCCCTACTCGTTTCTGGGCTTTCCGCCGCGAAAGAGGAGTCAGGCCGCGAAATTCTTCGAGGTGCATCGCGACACCGGTGCCACGCTGGTCTTTTTCGAACGCAAGACCCGGCTGGCCGAGACCCTGTCCATTGCCGCCGAGGTGCTGGGACCGCGTGAGTTCTGCATCGCGCGCGAGCTGACCAAGGATTACGAGGAGTTCATTCGCGGCTCTCTGGATCGGCTTGACGGCATGAATTTCGAGCTCAGGGGCGAGATCACCGTGATCATCGGTCCGGCCACGGAACAGGAACGAACCTCGGAAGAGGAAATCGTCGCCATTCACAACGAGGAAAGCGCTCTGGGCGGCAAGCCCAAGGAGATCGCCCGACGCGTGGCCGCGCGTGCCAAAGGCTGGACAGCCAAGGCCGTGTATGCCACCATGCGCGCCTCATGATCCTTGAATCCGCACGCCGCAAGGCCTTGGAAGGCAAGCCGCTTTCCGACGCCGAGATACGGCACATCATCGACCCGCACGGTGCGCTCCTTCCCGATCTGCTGGAGGCCGCCCATGCCGTGCGTTCGGCCCGGTTCGGCAATGGAATTTCCCTGTGCGCCATCGTCAATGCCAAGTCGGGCCGCTGTTCCGAGGACTGCGCGTTCTGCGCCCAGTCCGGACATCATCATACCCGGGCTCCGGAATACCCCCTGCTTCCCGTGGAGGAAATCGCTGCGGCCGGGCAGCGGGCCTTTGACCACGGCGCCGCGCATTTCGGCGTGGTGGCCAGCGGCAAGCTCGTGGGCGGGCACGATCTGGACGAGTATGCCGAGGCCGTGAAACGGCTCGCCCGCATCGGGCTGAAGCCGGATTTGTCCCCGGGCATTCTTGCCGAAGATCAGCTCGCCATGTTGAAAAAGGCCGGGCTTGTCGGGTATCATCACAATCTGGAAACTTCGGCGTCGTTTTTTCCGTCCATCTGCACCACCCATGCCTATGACGAGGACGTGCGCGCCGTGCGCAGCGGAATCAGGGCCGGGCTGTACGTGTGCTCGGGCGGAATCTTCGGCATTGGCGAATCCTGGGAGGACCGGGTGGAGCTGGCCCTGCTGCTCAGGGAACTGGGCGTGCCGTCCGTGCCCATGAATTTTCTGCATCCCATTCCCGGAACCCGGCTGGAGAATCGGCCCGTGCTCGCCCCGGAAGAGGCCCTGCGCATCGTGGCCGTGTACCGGCTGCTGCTGCCGGACGCGGCATTGCGCATCTGCGGCGGCAGGCTCACCGTGTTCGGCGAGGCGCGCAAGGCCGAGCTGCTTCATGCCGGGGCCAGCGGCCTGATGGTGGGCGACTATCTCACCACCTCGGGCGCGTCCGTGGATTCCGACCTTGGCGAAATTGCCGGGGCTGGTCTGGTTCCTGCCTGATAGCCGTCCGATACGCCGATCTCCGTATCGGCAAGGAGTCCTTGCATGCCCTATGCGACCTTGAATCCCCTGCACCGCATGGTCTGGACCGCGCTCATGGCGTCGGCCGTGGCCGTGGGGGCATATCTTGTCATTCCCATCGGGCCGGTGCCCGTGTCCATGCAGCCCTTTTTCGTGTTTCTGGCCGGATATGCGCTCGGGCCGAAGCGCGGAGCCATGGCCGTGGGCCTGTATCTGATCGCCGGGGCCATCGGTCTGCCCGTGTTTGCGCGCGGTGGGGCCGGGCTGGGCTATGTCATGGGACCGACCGGCGGCTACCTGTTCGGCTTTCTTGCCTCGGCATGGCTGTGCGGCATGGCCCGGAAAGGGGAGGGAACCCCGTGGATTCGCGGTCTGGTCTGGGGCGCGGTTGCTCTGGTCGCGGTCTACGGCATCGGCATGGCATGGCTGGCTCTGACTCTGGACATCTCCTGGGGCAAGGCCCTTGCCGTGGGCGTGGCCCCCTTCATCCCGTGGGATGCGTTGAAAATTGTGGCGGCTGTGGCTTGCTGGCGATACCTGTCTCGGTTTAGACTGCTCCCGGAAGCATGACATTGCAGCATCAGGAGATCATACCATCGCACCCGTGAAACGTTCCATGCCGTCCATGCCGGATTCCCGGTCCATGGCCTTTGTTCGAAGCTTTGTGCGCTGCTATCTGGCGGGCGCAGGCTTCAACACGCGCGGCATGCAGAACATCGGGCTGGCGTTTGCCATGCAGCCGGGATTGTCCGCCATTCATGCGGATCCCCGGGAACTGCGGCGGGCCCGGCGGCGGTACGTGCGCCATTTTCAGAGTCATCCGTTCTGGATGCCCTGTCTGGTGGGCATTTTCCTGAATGTGGAAATGGGCATTGCCCAGAAGCGGTTTCCTCCGGCCATGCTGCAGAAGGTCAAGGATACCACGGCCTATACCCTGTCCGCGCTCGGAGATTCCGTGTTTGCGGGCAGTCTGCTGATTTTTTGGGCACTTGCCACCATCTGTCTGCTGCTGGCCGGATTCACGGTGCTGCCGTTTCTGGTCGGGCTGATGTTTTGGCTGGCGCTCCAATTGTTTAGGGCGTACACGTTTCGCGCCGGATTCCGGGACGGTTTCCGGTTTCTGGAGCGGCTCAGGCAGTGGGACCTCATCAACTGGGGCCGCCGTATCAAGTACGGCAATGCGGCCCTGCTGCTCTGGCTCTGGCTGCTTGTCTGGCCCAGACCGTTCGCGTGGTGGGAATGGCTGGCCGGTGTCGTGGTGCTGATCCTCATCGGTCGATACGTCCGCATGGGGCAGATTTCGCGCATTTTTGCGGCTGCCGCGTTTGTGGCGGTCATAGATGCCTTCCCGCGCATCGAGGCGTGGGGCAGGATGTTTTTCGACTTGTGATTTTCAGGTCGATCGGACATATATAGTTTTTGAAAACAACGGGAAACCTTATGTCTGAACAAAATCAGATCCAGGAAAGCGGTTCCGAGGAGTTCCTTAGCAGGCAGGTCATGGTCGTGAACGAGCATGGCCTGCATGCGCGGCCCGCCGGGAAACTGGCCCAGGCGGCCCAGGGATACGAGTCCTCCATCATGTTGGTCAGTGACGAACAGGAAGTGGATGCCAAATCCATTCTGGACATTCTGACCTTGGCGGCATGTCAGGGCAGCGCTCTGGAAATCCGCGCCAGCGGCAGCGACGCGGAACAGGCACTGACGGAACTGGCTCTCCTTTTCGAAAACAGATTCAGCGAATAGAAGGTAGTCGTGGCGGAAAAGGTTCTCAGCGGCATATCGGTTGCCACGGGGTTTGCCATTGGCAAGGCCTTTTTCGTCAACCGCAGCCACAAGGCGATGCTGTCCCGCCGCACCGTGGGTGCGGCCCAGGTTCCGGCCGAAGTGGAACGGCTTCGCAACGCGTTCGCCTCGGTCAAGACCGAGCTGGCGGACACGCGGGAGCGCGTACCTGCGGAACTGCGCGACTACGCCATGCTCATCGATACCCATCTGGTCATTCTGGACGACCCCAAGCTGTCCGGCGTGGCCATCGACTATATTGAAAAACTTGGCCTGAACGCGGAATGGGCGCTGGAAAAGGCTGTCGCGGATCAGGACGCCGCATTCGGCGCCATCGACGATCCCTACATTCGCGAGCGCATGCAGGACGTGCATGTGGTCTCGGACAAGGTCCAGCTCAAGCTCATGGGCAAGGAGTTCGACGTGTCGTCCTTCAGCGGCCGTGCCATCATCATGGCGCTGGACCTGACCCCGGCGGACACGGTCGAGCTTGAGGTCGACAAGATCATGGCCTTTGCCACGGTGCGTGGCGGCAAGACCTCGCACACGGGCATCATGGCCCGCACTCTGGGCATTCCGGCTCTGGTCGGTGTGGAGCGGCTGGAGGAGTCGGTTCGGGACGGCGATCTCGTGGTCATCGATGGACTGGCCGGAAAAGTGGTGGTCAATCCCACCGAGGAAGAGCTTGCCCTGTACAGCGAGAGGGCGGCCCAGTTCGAGGACTACACCCGCAAGATCAAGCGTCAGTGCCAGCTCCCGGCCGAAACCTACGACGGGTTCCGGATTCAGGTTCACGCCAACATCGAGCTGGTGGAAGAGGTGGCTGCGGTCATCGACAACGGCGGCGAGGGCATCGGCCTGTACCGCACCGAGTACGCGTATCTGAACCGCAGGGAACTGCCGTCCGAGGACGAGCTGGCCGAGATGTATTCGGACCTTGCCTCGGTCATGGCTCCGCGCAAGGTCGTGTTCCGTACCCTTGATCTGGGTGCGGACAAGTTCATTTCCTCGTTCGGCGAACTCAACGAGCAGAATCCGGCCATGGGGCTTCGCGCCATCCGCTTCTGTCTCAAGCATCCCCAGCTCTTCAAGACCCAGCTTCGCGCCATTCTCCGGGCCAGCGCGTACGGCAACGCCTCCCTGATGTTTCCCATGATCTCCGGGGTCAAGGAAATCCGGCAGGCCAAGGCATGGCTGGCGCAGGCCAAGGCCGAGCTTCGGCGCGAGGGCGTGGATTACGATCCGGACATGCCCGTGGGCATCATGATCGAGCTGCCTGCCGCCGCCATGATTTCCGAGTATCTGGCCCACGAGGTGGACTTCTTTTCCATCGGCACCAACGACCTGATCCAGTATTCCATCGGTGTGGACCGCACCAATCACAACGTGTCCTACCTGTATCAGCCCCTGCATCCCGCGACCCTGCGCATCATCAAGCTGGTGGTGGACGCGGCGCACGAGGCCGGCATCGAGGTCAGCCTGTGCGGCGAGGTCGCGTCCGACCCCCATTGCGTGCCCCTGCTGCTGGGCATGGGCATCGATTCCCTGTCCCTCACGCCACAGGCCATCCCGGGCATCAAGCGCATCATCCGCCAGACCAGCATGCACGACTGCCGCGAGCTCCTGCGCGAAGTGCTGGCCTGCCGCACGGTCCATCGCATCAACAATCTGGTGCAGGACAACATCTTCAAGGCCTTCCCCGAAGAGGTCGGCTTCTTCACTTCCCTGTTGGAAAACGACGAACTGGTCTAGCTTCCGCACGATCAACGCGTCTTGCCGTTGCCATGCGTCACGGCTTGCGATACCTTGTTTTGCATATCGAAAGTTGAAGCATGTTTCGCGCCGAAAAAACGGTTTGGGGCTGGCTATTTTTGAGGCGGCTTTTTTCTTCAGAGAAGTCGGTTTGTTTCAGCAAGAGTGTTCCCCACAGGCGTGGGGATGAACCGGGAGACGACGATGGGAATCATGACCATGCCCTGTGTTCCCCACAGGCGTGGGGATGAACCGGCGATAGTCGCAGGCTGAAACGCGTCACCCATGTGTTCCCCATAGGCGTGGGGATGAACCGTTTCTTCAAGGCGCGTCGCCGCGCCGTCTTCGCCGTGCCATCCTGCAAGGGGAAGGTTTCGCCCTTCCCGGGCGAGTTCATTTTTTTGTTGGGGCAAAAAAATAAACGAAAAAAAAGCCCCTTTGCACTGTGCTCCCGCCTCCCTCGGGCAGGAACCAGTAGCGACCTTTCGCCGGGCGATTGCGACGTTTTCTGCGAAAACCGCATCGCCCCGGCTTCGGTCGCCTCGACTGGTTCCAAGCCCTCGCGAGCCGAAATTCGGTCTAAGTAAGGAACACTGTTCCGGGCGTGACGAGTCGCCCCAGCTCTACCAAGCTCCCTCGGCCCAACCAGCTTTCCACCGTTTCCCTTTGATCAAGGCTTCCGTCCCAGTGGCGGACGCACAGTAGACCAGCCTTGATCAAGTAGGAAACGCGCACGGCTGGGGCGGTCGATAAAAGGCGTTTTTTGCCTACTTTTGTTCGCCTTGAAACAAAAGTAGGTCGCCGGGGGAGGCGAAACATCCCCTTGAAAGCTCGTAAGGCGTGTACGGCGAATTGCTTCGCCCGGCCCGGGGTACCGAGCTGGTACAGCCCCATCTCTTCAGGGCGCGTCGCCGCGCCGTCTTCGCCGTGCCATCCTGCAAGGTGAGGATTTCGCCCTTCCCGGGCGAGTTCATTTTTTTGTTGGGGCAAAAAAATAAACGAAAAAAAAGCCCCTTTGCACTGTGCTCCCGACTCCCTCGGGCAGGAACCAGTAGCGCCCTTTCGCCGGGCGATTGCGACGTCTCCTGCGGAAACCGCATCGCCCCGGCTTCGGTCGCTTCGACTGGTTCCAAGCCCTCGCGAGCCGAAATTCGGTCTAAGTAAGGAACACTGTTCCGGGCGTGACGAGTCGCCCCAGCTCTACCAAGCTCCCTCGGCCCAACCAACTCTCCACCGTTTCCCTTTTCAAGTTGGCGCGCAGTTGACGGCGAATTGCTTCGCCCGGCACAGCCCGCCAAGCTGGTACGGCCCCAGCTTTTCAAGGCGCGTAACCGCGCCGCTTGCACCGTATTCCCTCTCGACGAACCATATGCCTTCGTGCTACTGCAAGCGCAAAAATATGGGGCGGAGCTCATCGGTTTCGTCCCTGTTTCCGCCCGGGACCCTGACTGCGTTGGTCTGGGCCATTTCCCGCCGGGCGGTTTTTCATTGCTATTCCGGGAGGCTTTTCATGGACAAGTATCAGAAGCAGGCGTTACAGGTGGCCAAGGAAGTGGTCATCAAATTCATTGAGGTGGGGCGTATCTCCCCCACGAATTTCGGCCAGAATTTCGATGCCATCTACAAGGATGTCATGAACACCATTGCCGGAAGCCCGTCTTCTGCCGTGGAATCCTCGGATATCGAACCGGAGCAGGATTAAATGGCCGGGCAGGAATGCCGTTCGGCCACGGGCGCGACCAATCATGTCGAGCATGGCCGTCGGGTGGCCGACATGTTCGGCCGCATCGCCGGATGGTACGACTTTCTCAATCATTTCCTTTCCCTTGGTCAGGACATCTACTGGCGGCACCGGCTGGCGCGCGCGGCGCGACCCGAGCCGGGCGGCTGGGTGCTCGACCTTGCCGCAGGCACGCTGGACGTATCCGTGGAACTGCTGCGCCAGTATCCGGATGTGCGCATCGCGGCTCTGGACTTTGCCCTGCCCATGCTGGAGCAGGGGCGTCGCAAGAAGGTCCGTGACGGCCGCGAGGCCCATATCTTTCCGGTTCAGGCGGACGGCAGGAGCCTGCCGCTGCCGGACGAATCCATGTCCGCCGCCACCATAGCCTTCGGCATCCGCAACATCCTTCCGCGCATGGACGCGTTTCGCGAATTCCACCGCGTGCTCAAGCCCGGGGCGCGACTCTGCGTGCTGGAATTCGGTACCGGAAGCCGCAAGGTCTGGAAGGGACTGTACAATTTCTATCTGGACAAGCTGCTGCCCTTTGTGGGCGACAGGATTTCCGGCGATCCCATGGCCTACCGCTATCTTGCCGACACCATCCGGGAGTTTCCGGACGAACGGGCGCTGGCAAGGGAGATGGTGGACGCTGGGTTTGAAAGGGTTTACCACGTGCCCATGATGTCGGGCATCGTGTACCTGCACGTGGCGGAGAAGCCTGCGGCGCAGGCTGACGGCGGAAAGTCGGACGCCTCGGCGGGAAAGACCGGAAAGCGGTCCGCTACATGGAAGAAAGGGACTGGCCGAGGGAAATGACGAGCAGGCCGAGGATGATGGCTGCGAGCCCGATGAACCGGAGAAATTTCGGGGGCTGGCTGGCCATGGTCAGCAGCATGCGCGGCATTTTTTCCGCAAAAAGAAAATACGGGATTCCCTCGAACACGAGCGCCAGCCCTACGGCGGCGAGGAGCAGGGTCCAGTCGATATTCATGAAGACTACGTATCCGGGCGCGAGACGAATGTCCACACCGGAACGCGCGCAACTCGGAGATATGATCGAATGAGCATGGTTACTTTTGAACAGCTTCAAAGCAAGAAGAACGCCGTGGCCGTGGTTGGTCTCGGCTATGTAGGTCTGCCTCTGGCCGTGGCTCTGGGCCGTCATTTCCGCGTTCTGGGCGTGGATGTGTCCGAACGCCGCATCGCGGAACTCAGGCGGAACATCGACCGCACCGGCGAGGTGGACTATTCCACCGTGGGCGATGTGGATGTGACGTATACCTCGAATCCGGCTGATCTGGCCGAGGCCCGCGTCATTCTGGTGGCCGTGCCCACGCCCATCGACGAATACCGTTCCCCGGACCTGCGGCCCGTTGTGGGCGCGTCCCGGTCCGTGGGCAGGCATCTCCAGCCCGGTTCCGTGGTGGTGTACGAATCCACGGTCTATCCCGGGGTGACCGAAGAGGTGTGCGTGCCGCTGCTGGAAGAGGAGTCCGGCCTGAAATGCGGCAGGGACTTCTGGGTCGGCTATTCCCCGGAGCGCATCAACCCGGGCGACCGGGAACATCGGCTGGAAACCATCGTCAAGGTGGTGGCCGGACAGGACGAGGCTTCCGGCGACCTGCTCCAGAAGGTCTACGGCTCCGTGGTCAAGGCCGGCACCTTCCGCGCGCACAACATCCGCACCGCAGAGGCGGCCAAGGTCATCGAGAATACCCAGCGCGACCTGAACATCGCGCTCATGAACGAGTTGTCCATGATCTTCGACCGCATGGGCATCGATACGCTCGACGTGCTTGAAGCCGCCGGAACCAAATGGAATTTTCTCAAATTCAGGCCCGGTCTGGTGGGCGGACACTGCATTGGCGTGGACCCGTACTACCTGACCTTCAAGGCCGAGGCCGAGGGCTTTCATCCGCAGGTGATTCTGGGCGGTCGTCGCATCAACGACGGCATGGGCAAGTTCATTGCCGAGTCCACGGTCAAGCGGCTGATCAGCTCGGGCGCACGCATCAAGGGCGCTCGCGTGGGCGTGCTGGGCGTGACCTTTAAGGAGAACGTGCCCGACCTGCGCAATACCCGCGTGGTGGACGTGGTGCACGAGCTGCAGGACTACGGGGTTGCCACGCTGGTGCACGATGCCATGGCCGACTCCGAGGAAGCGCAGCGCGAACTCGGCATCGAGCTGTGCGGTCTGGATGCGTTCCGCAATCTGGACGCCCTGATTCTCGCCGTGTCCCATGACGAGTATCGGGACATCGAGCTGGCCGAGATCAAAACCTGGTTTGCGGATCAGGAACTGGCCCTGATCATCGACGTGAAGGGATTTTTCGACCGCGCCGCACTGGATCACGCCGGCATCGCCTACTGGCGGCTGTAATCGGAGGCCGGGGTGCTCGTTCTTGCCACTGCCACGCCTAGGGAGATGAAGGCCGTACTGGCCGGATTCGGCGAGCGTGCGACCGTGGAGCAGGGCAGTCCCGTACCGCTGGAACTTCGGGGCAGGTCGGTTCTTCTGGTCGTGACCGGCGTGGGCGTGGTCAATGCCGCGCTTGCCGCCGGAATGCTGCTCGCCCGGGAGGACGTGGACGGTGTGGTCAATCTCGGGGTTGCCGGGGCATTCGACCCGGAAACGCATCCCCTTGGTTCGGCCCATGCCGCGGAGTGCGAAATCTGGCCGGAATACGGGCTGCTGATGCCGGACGGGACCATTGATCCCAAGGGCATCGGTTTTGCGCAGGCCCGGCTGGATTCCGGTCCGGTGTGGGATCGCGTGGCTCTGGACCCGGAAGGCGACGCACGGCGCATGGGGTTGCGTCTGTCCGAAGCATGGGGCCGGGGCGCGAGCCTGACCGTGAGCTGCGTGAGCGGAACTTCGGAACGGGCCGCAGGGCTTGGTCGGAAATACGGTGCGGCTCTGGAGAACATGGAAGGCTTTGGTTTGGCATATGCCTGCGCAGTGCGCGGGGTGCCGTTTCTGGAAGTGCGGACCGTCTCGAATGTCGTGGGGTCCCGCCGGGAGGAGGACTGGGCCCTGAAACGGGCCTTGGCTGCGCTGGGCCCCTGCGCCCATGCCCTAATCACGTGACCCCGGGCTGCTTGCCTCGGGTCCCGCAACCTGACATAGTGACGCCATGAACGAGCTGCTCGCATATTTTTCAAAGGAAATGCCCGGTATCAATGGTTTTCTTGATGCCGAGGCAGACAAGTTGAACGGGCTTGTGCGGGATGTTGCCAAGCACATCCTGCAATCCGGGGGCAAACGCATCCGCCCGATGCTGACCCTGCTCACGGCCCGCGTCATGGGCTATGGCAAGGATGACTATCACGCCATTGCCTGTGCCCTTGAGCTTCTGCATTCCGCCACCCTGCTGCACGACGACTATCTGGACGACGCGGAATTGCGTCGGGGCAGAGCCGCCGCGCACACCGTGTTCGGACGCACCGAAACCATTCTGGCGGGCGACGCCCTGCTGGCTCTGGCCAATGAAATGGCCGCGCGCTACAACAACGTGCGCCTGAGCTGGCTGCTGGCCCGGGGCATCATGCAGACCGCCGAGGGCGAAATTCGCGAAATCGAATTTTCCCGCGCTCCGGCTCTGGATCGTCAGGCGTATCTGGAGATCATCATTGGCAAGACCGCCCGGCTCATCGAGACTGCATGCCGCTGTGGCGCGTCTCTTGCCGGTGCCTCTGCCGAGGACGAGGACAAGGCCGGGGAGTACGGTCTGAATCTCGGTATAGCGTTCCAGCTGGTGGACGACGCGCTTGATTATGCCTCTCCCACGTCGGAAACGGGCAAGCCCGAGGGCGGCGACCTGCGGGAGGGCAAGGTGACCCTGCCCCTGATCCTGCTCATGGAGGATTCGGACGGCGCCGGGACCGAGGAACTGCTCGCCGGACTGCGGGATCAGTCCCTGACTCCGGAGCAGTGCGAGAACATCGTGGCTCAGGTGCGCGACGGCGGATATGCCGATCGCACCCGGGCCGAAGCCGCTACCTACGTGGAAAAGGCCAAGGCCTGTCTGGACAGCTTTTCGCCCGGACCGGAATTGACCGTGCTGCGTCAGGCCGCGGACTATGTGCTGACGCGGACCAAGTAATCACGGGCCGGTTCGGGGTTTCGGACCGGCCTTTCGCTTTCATACGCTCAAAAGGCAAGGAGAGAGACAACCATGTTGTGCCGGGTACTGGTGGGGCTGAAGCCTCATGTACGTGACGTGGTGGGTGAAAAGGTCGCCCGCAAGATCAGAAGCGAGTTGCATGTGGACGTGGACGACGTTCGCGTGGTCAACGTCTACACGCTGGAAGGACTGGAACAGGCACAGGTGGATGCCGCGCTTGAGCGGGCCGCCCTGCACGATCCGGTTCTGCATGAAGTCTCGCTGGAGCCGCTGGCCCGGGATTTCGACTGGATTCTCGAGGTGGGCTTTCGGCCCGGTGTCACGGACAACGAGGGCCGCACCGCGCGGGAGACGCTGGGCATCGCCCTTGAGCTGTCCCGCGAGGAACTGGATGCGGTCAAGGTCTACACCTGCCGTCAATATCTGATCAATGCTCCGGCCATGGACGAGGCCGGGATTCAGGGCGTTGCCCGGGACCTGCTCGCCAACGAGCTGATCCAGCGCTACGAGTACAAGTCCGCTGCCACATGGGCGGAGAATCCCGGGTTCGAGGCGCGCGCTGCCCGCGTGACCGGACAGGCCAGTGACGAAGTGGCCGTGATTCCGCTCTCCACCATGTCGGATCAGGAAATCATGGATTTTTCCCGGGCCAATACCTTGGCCCTGTCCCTGCGCGAGTTGCATGACATCCGTGCCTATTACGCCGACCCCGAAGTCGCTACCGAACGCAGGGAGATGGGGCTGCCCGCCGATCCCACGGATGCGGAGATCGAGGTGCTGGCCCAGACCTGGTCCGAGCACTGCAAGCACAAGATATTCAGCGCAAGGATCAATTACCAGAACCGCGAGACCGGCACGTCCGAACAGGTTTCCAGCCTGTACAAGACCTTCATCCAGAACAGCACCAGGGTGCTGCGGCAGCGCAATGCCGAGTCCGGGCCGTTCGGGGACTACTGCCTTTCCGTGTTCAAGGACAACGCGGGCGTGATCAGGTTTTCCGAGACCCTGAACGTGTGCGTGAAGATGGAGACCCATAACAGCCCGTCCGCTCTGGATCCGTACGGCGGAGCCCTGACCGGCATCGTGGGCGTGAACCGCGATCCCATGGGCACGGGCATGGGCGCGAATCTGCTCTGCAACACGGACGTGTTCTGCTTTGCCTCTCCGTTTCACGAGGGCGAACTGCCGCCCAGACTGCTGCATCCCCGCCGCGTGTTCGAAGGCGTGCGCGAGGGCGTGGAGCACGGCGGCAACAAGTCCGGCATTCCCACGGTCAACGGCTCCATCGTGTTCGACGAGCGCTATCTGGGCAAGCCGCTGGTCTACTGCGGTACCATCGGCACCATGCCTGCCAACGTGGCCGGTCATCCGTCCCACGAGAAATGCGCCCTGCCCGGAGACATGATCGTCATGTCCGGCGGCCGCATCGGCAAGGATGGCATTCATGGCGCGACCTTTTCCTCCGAGGAACTGCACGAGGGCAGCCCGGCGACCGCCGTGCAGATCGGCGACCCCATCACCCAGCGCAAGATGTACGATTTTCTGATGCGCGCCCGTGATCGCGGTCTGTACCACGCCATCACGGACAACGGAGCAGGCGGCCTGTCTTCGTCCGTGGGCGAGATGGCCGAGGATTCCGGCGGGTTCGACATGGACCTGCAAAAGGCTCCGCTCAAGTATGACGGACTCAAGCCGTGGGAGATTCTCATTTCCGAGGCGCAGGAACGCATGACCATGGCGGTTCCCCGCGAAAAGCTCGACGAGTTCATGGCCCTGTCCCGGGAAATGGACGTGGAATCCACGGTGCTGGGCG
Above is a window of Pseudodesulfovibrio tunisiensis DNA encoding:
- the mqnB gene encoding futalosine hydrolase, which codes for MLVLATATPREMKAVLAGFGERATVEQGSPVPLELRGRSVLLVVTGVGVVNAALAAGMLLAREDVDGVVNLGVAGAFDPETHPLGSAHAAECEIWPEYGLLMPDGTIDPKGIGFAQARLDSGPVWDRVALDPEGDARRMGLRLSEAWGRGASLTVSCVSGTSERAAGLGRKYGAALENMEGFGLAYACAVRGVPFLEVRTVSNVVGSRREEDWALKRALAALGPCAHALIT
- a CDS encoding AIR synthase-related protein; translated protein: MLCRVLVGLKPHVRDVVGEKVARKIRSELHVDVDDVRVVNVYTLEGLEQAQVDAALERAALHDPVLHEVSLEPLARDFDWILEVGFRPGVTDNEGRTARETLGIALELSREELDAVKVYTCRQYLINAPAMDEAGIQGVARDLLANELIQRYEYKSAATWAENPGFEARAARVTGQASDEVAVIPLSTMSDQEIMDFSRANTLALSLRELHDIRAYYADPEVATERREMGLPADPTDAEIEVLAQTWSEHCKHKIFSARINYQNRETGTSEQVSSLYKTFIQNSTRVLRQRNAESGPFGDYCLSVFKDNAGVIRFSETLNVCVKMETHNSPSALDPYGGALTGIVGVNRDPMGTGMGANLLCNTDVFCFASPFHEGELPPRLLHPRRVFEGVREGVEHGGNKSGIPTVNGSIVFDERYLGKPLVYCGTIGTMPANVAGHPSHEKCALPGDMIVMSGGRIGKDGIHGATFSSEELHEGSPATAVQIGDPITQRKMYDFLMRARDRGLYHAITDNGAGGLSSSVGEMAEDSGGFDMDLQKAPLKYDGLKPWEILISEAQERMTMAVPREKLDEFMALSREMDVESTVLGEFTDSGKYLVRYGDRLVTCLDMEFLHNGVPQMELEAVWERPEIADDEIPVPEDQEGLLKDMLGRLNICSKEYVVRQYDHEVQGRSAVKPMVGVKADGPSDAGVLRPDYESDKGLVVSHGICPKFSDLDTYWMMANAIDEAVRNAVAVGGDVRYMAGCDNFCWCDPVQSESTPDGQYKLAQLVRANQALSHFCLGFGVPCVSGKDSMKNDYKGGGRKISIPPTVLFSVIGVLPDVNKCQTSDFKKAGDLIYVLGLTRSELGGSEVADQLGFSSSRVPQVDLLSAKQRYETLFNAIQDGLVNGCHDLSDGGLAVAVAEMCIGGRLGADVNLDAVPTCGDMNLTELLYSESASRLLVSVPAERREAFEAAFSGQFAACIGEVGKSANLVLRSGGNAVVDASVEDLARAFKVTLDW
- a CDS encoding polyprenyl synthetase family protein, with the protein product MNELLAYFSKEMPGINGFLDAEADKLNGLVRDVAKHILQSGGKRIRPMLTLLTARVMGYGKDDYHAIACALELLHSATLLHDDYLDDAELRRGRAAAHTVFGRTETILAGDALLALANEMAARYNNVRLSWLLARGIMQTAEGEIREIEFSRAPALDRQAYLEIIIGKTARLIETACRCGASLAGASAEDEDKAGEYGLNLGIAFQLVDDALDYASPTSETGKPEGGDLREGKVTLPLILLMEDSDGAGTEELLAGLRDQSLTPEQCENIVAQVRDGGYADRTRAEAATYVEKAKACLDSFSPGPELTVLRQAADYVLTRTK